In the Desulfitobacterium hafniense DCB-2 genome, AGTGGAGTGGGTGGAGACTTATGATGGCGGTACTGAAGGAGGGGTTATGAATGCATGGCGGAAATCTGTTGGACGCCTCGGCACAGTATGGGAGACAGAACTTTATTGATTTGTCCGCTAATATTAATCCATTTGGCCCTCCTCAGGGAGTTTGGGAAGCCCTTCAAAAAGGAGTTGCCAATATAATCCATTACCCTGATCCGAATTATCGGCGCCTCCGGGGGAAGATGGCAGAATATTACGCTCTTAACGCTGAAGAGATACTTCTGGGCAATGGAGCCGGTGAGTTGATTTTTCTGATTCTCCATGGTCTCCGGCCCCGCAAAGTGCTGATACCCCAGCCGGCCTTTAGTGAATATGAACGGGCGGCCCTGGCCTGCGGCGCAGAGGTAAATAAGCTTATCCTTGGCGTAAAAGGGTGGGGGGAGCTTTCTTTTCAGAACGAAGAAAGTCATAGAGAATGGGAGCAAGCCCTCGCGGAAAATGAGCTGGTGTTTATCAATTCTCCTCATAATCCTACCGGCAGTGCCCTGTCGAAGCAGCAGTTTGAAGTGATTCTCAACCTGGCCTTAAAACATCAGACTTGGGTCGTTTTAGACGAATCTTTTGTTGACTTTCTGGAGGATGAGAGCCGCTGGTCAGGCAAAGGGTATTTACGAAGGTATCCCAATCTGTTGGTGTTATATTCTTTAACCAAATTCTATGCTATTCCGGGGCTGCGCCTGGGGGCAGTTTTTGGGGCAGCCAAACTACTTGGCCGTCTGCAGGATCAACGGGACCCTTGGGCTGTTAACAGTTTGGCGGAAGAAGCCGGGCTGGCTGCTTTGGCTGATGCAGAGTATGGGAAGCGGGTAAGGCGG is a window encoding:
- a CDS encoding pyridoxal phosphate-dependent aminotransferase, which gives rise to MHGGNLLDASAQYGRQNFIDLSANINPFGPPQGVWEALQKGVANIIHYPDPNYRRLRGKMAEYYALNAEEILLGNGAGELIFLILHGLRPRKVLIPQPAFSEYERAALACGAEVNKLILGVKGWGELSFQNEESHREWEQALAENELVFINSPHNPTGSALSKQQFEVILNLALKHQTWVVLDESFVDFLEDESRWSGKGYLRRYPNLLVLYSLTKFYAIPGLRLGAVFGAAKLLGRLQDQRDPWAVNSLAEEAGLAALADAEYGKRVRRLLQESKESFYRSFAEGRKGKKYWGLRLYSSKVNFALIQVLEAEDSGTDRDDAGKGKKNLIQELGKQGILVRDCGNFAGLEGNYIRVAIKDQESMNSLLAGFKMLDNLC